The genomic interval GGGAGGCTTTCGTCGAAATAGCCGACCGCGTCGAGGACACGACGGCTCACGAGTGAGGACGAGGGCGAGATGATGCAAAGGGGAAGCGACTTCTCGAAGATGTCCCCGCCGTACTTTCGATGCTTCTTCATCGGATTGACCCGGCGGCCGTTGCGAATCCAGATCTCGTTCGTATGGCAGAGAACGGCGTCGGGACTCGCGGCCAGAGCGTCGAGCTGTCGCTCGAGCTTGCGGGGAAGCCACTCGTCATCGGAATCGAGGAACGCGACGAGCTCTCCATTCGATGATCGGATGCCCGCGTTTCGTGCGGCGCTCACACCGAGATTCGACTGTCTCACGACGCGAACCCGGGGAAACTCGGTTCGGATGCGCTCGGCCGAACCGTCGGTCGAGCCATCGTCGACGACGATGATTTCGGCCGGGGCCACCGTCTGCGCCTGAATCGACGTGACGGCACGAGCGAGGGCGTCCCCACGGTTATGGGTGGGGATCACGACCGAGACCGACGCTTCAGGGAGCGACACTGCCGTCGGGATGGGCCGTGAACGGGAAGGCGTTGTCGATGTTTCGAAGAGCCACCCCGTTGGCGGTCAAACTCTCGAAGCCGCACCCCTCGGGTGCCGCGAGACGCACGCTCTGATGTCCGATGGGAACCTGCTCGAAGAGAAGATGGAACTGGTCCGTCGAGATGGCGTCCATCGTCACCGGAGCGAAGCCCCACCAACTCGGGAACAGGTACGCTTGCCCGGCGCAGTCGAGGGCCGACCCGGAAAGACTCGCGGTAAACGTGAACTCGACCGTCGTGCTGACCGGAGAAGGACCCGTGGGAAGGGGATTTCCGCCGCCACCGCAGCCCGAAAGGCAGGTCCCGGCAACGAACGCCCAGAGTGCTCTCTTCACCCTTGCAGTCTATCTTCCCAAGACGACCCTTGGCCAGAGATAGGGTAGAGCCTGCTTCCCACCCCATTCGAACGCGGCCCAGGCGAGGCCGCTTTCGGAGATATTGGCGCCGACGCGTGCATCGGCGTCATCGCCATCGTAGATGACGACGTTGAGTCCGATCTCGTCTCCCGGTTTCGGTTGGTGAGGCATCGCGTTCCACGGGATCCTCGCTTCGAACGTATACCCATCTTCGCTCCTCCGGGAGGCGACCTCCATGCCGGGAGCGGTTTGCTCCATGGGTCCCTGATTCGCGTCGGCATCGCGGAAGCCCCGGGCTCCGAAGCCCTCGGTGGTGCAGGGAAATGCCGCCGCCTGGAGAACGGTCGCGGTGTCCTGGCTCGTGCCCGAAGGGTCGACGGTGATTCCGATGGCGTCGGAGCGCAGCTGCGCCTTGATGTCGTCGGGCGCGATGTTGCAGACGACGACATCGTCGAGGACTCGCGCGCCGATGTAGAGGTAATCTTCATCGTAGGCTAGCCTGAAGCTTGCGCTCGAATCGGCGGCACCGTCGGGCTCGCGCCGCCACCAGAGGTCCCGCGGCGAGATTTCGCTTCCGGGCCAGCCATTCGTGTCCTCGAGCTCCCCATCGATCCGGGGTGGAGAGGGCACACGGGGGATTTCGAGCACGGGCAGCGTGTAGACATCCGCGGAGTCCGAGCTCGTGCGCCCCTCCACTTCGGTTGTGACGCGCATAGGTATTTTGGCCGAGTGGCGGCCTTCCGGCAGAACGCGCTCGTCGACCGCGAGCTCGAGTCGAAGCTCCACTTCGCCCCTAGCCGGGACAACGAACTCCGCGCCGCTCCGGAGGACGACGCCTTCGGGAAGGTCGAGCGTTACCGTGCCTTTTTGCGACTGGGCCGAGGTATTCGACACGGTGATCCTCACGTCGTTCGTGCGGCCTATCAAGAGCGGAACCCGTGTCGGGAGAGTCTCGATCACCCATTCGGTCCGGGTCTCCCTGGCGAAATCACGATACGAGGCGATGTCGTAGAGCGGGACGAACTCCGCGCGGATCGGAGCCCGAGCCCTGAGCCAGGTGAAGTTGCTTCCCTCGATCGGATGGCCCTGGTGCTCCGTTCGATAGGTCGCGAAGAGACGCGCGTTCACGTCGAGCGCGGCAGAGTCGGTCGGTGTCAGGATGGCCCCACCCTCCGTCGATTCCACTGACCAACCTGCGGGTGGCTGGAACGTCACGACGGCGTTGTCGAACGGCTCGCCACGAGCGTCCTCGAGCCGGACCGCGACGAAGAGCGGCTGGCCGATGCCCGTCGAGAACGCCTCTGGCTCCAGCGCAAAGCGCACCCCCGCGGGGGAGGAGCCGACGCCGATGAGCGCCCCCTCGAGTAAGTGGCGTTCGGGCTGACCGACGGGTACGCGCGACCGAACGAGCATGAATCGCTGTGGCCGCGGGTCTTCCACGGGAATCCGGGCGAAGCGATCGAAGCCCTGCGAACGATATTGCGATGTGGCGAGAGCCGCGATCTCCGCGAAGGACCGATTGCTCGCGCGCGAGAAATCCGAGCTCGGGATTGCGACCGTCGTCGGCGCATCACGATTAGCGTAGTACAGCTTGAGCGGCTCGAAAGGCGCGAGGTGCTCGTCCCGAATGTGCTCGCCGCAAAAGCCGGAATCACCGGCTTTGGCGTAGGCGATCGTTGCTGCGCGGGCCGCCATCTGGTGCTGACCGTGTGTTCCCGGACCGGGCCACATCGTAACGATGACCTCGGGCCGCTCGAGACGGACGTGGCGCACGATATCGCAAACGAAGGATTCGCCCCATCGCCGGGACGCCTCCTCGGCCGAGAGGGTGAAGTAGAAGTCGGTGAGCCCGAGGAAGGAAGGTGACTCGACGCCCACGAGCGCGAGTGCCCGCCTTTCTTCTTCCTTGCGGATGAGCGCGAGTGCCCGCCCGGCTTCGGGGCCGATGGCGTTGCCACCACCGTCCCCACCGGTGGCGGTGACGACCGTCCCTCGGAATGCTTCATCGAGCAGGTAACGCGCGAGAGTAGCGAGGACCGCGGTGTCGTCGTCGGGATGGGCCCCGACGAACATGATGTCGACGTCCATGAGGTCGAGACCGGTCTGGGCATCGAGCGGCCCCGAGCCGAGGACGAGTACAATGACGCAGGCGATGAACCCATGGCGCATGACGACGACATTATAGGCATCCCCTCGATCGAACCGGAGATCGAGGCGTTCATTCGCAAACAAGGCGTCGCCCGGCTCGCCACCGCCGACGGAGAGGGACGGCCGAGCCTGGTCCCGGTTTGCTTCGTCTTCACCGAAGGTCGCTTCTATTCGCCCA from Vicinamibacteria bacterium carries:
- a CDS encoding glycosyltransferase family 2 protein, whose translation is MIPTHNRGDALARAVTSIQAQTVAPAEIIVVDDGSTDGSAERIRTEFPRVRVVRQSNLGVSAARNAGIRSSNGELVAFLDSDDEWLPRKLERQLDALAASPDAVLCHTNEIWIRNGRRVNPMKKHRKYGGDIFEKSLPLCIISPSSSLVSRRVLDAVGYFDESLP
- a CDS encoding sugar-binding protein; amino-acid sequence: MRHGFIACVIVLVLGSGPLDAQTGLDLMDVDIMFVGAHPDDDTAVLATLARYLLDEAFRGTVVTATGGDGGGNAIGPEAGRALALIRKEEERRALALVGVESPSFLGLTDFYFTLSAEEASRRWGESFVCDIVRHVRLERPEVIVTMWPGPGTHGQHQMAARAATIAYAKAGDSGFCGEHIRDEHLAPFEPLKLYYANRDAPTTVAIPSSDFSRASNRSFAEIAALATSQYRSQGFDRFARIPVEDPRPQRFMLVRSRVPVGQPERHLLEGALIGVGSSPAGVRFALEPEAFSTGIGQPLFVAVRLEDARGEPFDNAVVTFQPPAGWSVESTEGGAILTPTDSAALDVNARLFATYRTEHQGHPIEGSNFTWLRARAPIRAEFVPLYDIASYRDFARETRTEWVIETLPTRVPLLIGRTNDVRITVSNTSAQSQKGTVTLDLPEGVVLRSGAEFVVPARGEVELRLELAVDERVLPEGRHSAKIPMRVTTEVEGRTSSDSADVYTLPVLEIPRVPSPPRIDGELEDTNGWPGSEISPRDLWWRREPDGAADSSASFRLAYDEDYLYIGARVLDDVVVCNIAPDDIKAQLRSDAIGITVDPSGTSQDTATVLQAAAFPCTTEGFGARGFRDADANQGPMEQTAPGMEVASRRSEDGYTFEARIPWNAMPHQPKPGDEIGLNVVIYDGDDADARVGANISESGLAWAAFEWGGKQALPYLWPRVVLGR